One genomic window of Verrucomicrobiota bacterium includes the following:
- a CDS encoding ankyrin repeat domain-containing protein, which translates to MLPETKKWWFWLLNLILIMGLAYGGWWLSRTYYYLRSPAYAIMQLKEKGYHVTTDDLNKAIRKREKDEIFNLFFKANVNFRSRDSAGVHPLWAAIEADNFSLSQLLVNKGVDINIIDKTGKTALELATEKNSLPIFNLLYSAGATNTIINFNTMIRFADKGLLEKLLEKKYPLQSNDMGRWKVPHEMIMENDFLRYNIRQKDMEGMEPIHWAAARGDPEIIDLLVDKGANIDAIETKFQQTPVIVAAIAGNEAAIQRFIFFQADLNARDAEGKSALFYGIVRNHPAVVNKLLKAGADPDVRESKSGITAVSIAAYMNRISILAALIDAGADVSKEDFQGLSAMDWAAYAGNKDAIEILWDKSSAIYTENKKLTQSALRIARDSGKSNVIDYLEKISQ; encoded by the coding sequence ATGTTACCTGAAACAAAAAAGTGGTGGTTTTGGTTGTTGAACCTTATTTTGATTATGGGATTAGCCTACGGGGGATGGTGGTTATCTCGGACTTATTATTATTTGCGTTCACCAGCCTATGCCATCATGCAACTGAAGGAAAAAGGGTACCATGTCACAACAGATGATTTAAATAAAGCCATCCGAAAACGTGAGAAGGATGAGATATTTAACCTATTTTTCAAAGCTAATGTGAACTTCCGTTCCCGCGATAGTGCCGGAGTCCACCCTCTCTGGGCTGCGATTGAGGCTGACAATTTTAGTTTGTCCCAGTTATTAGTGAATAAAGGGGTCGACATAAATATCATAGATAAAACTGGCAAAACGGCGCTGGAACTCGCCACCGAAAAAAACTCCCTGCCTATTTTTAACCTTCTTTATAGTGCCGGTGCGACGAATACGATTATAAATTTCAATACGATGATCCGGTTTGCGGATAAAGGATTATTAGAAAAGCTCCTTGAGAAAAAATATCCGCTTCAATCCAATGATATGGGGCGCTGGAAAGTACCCCATGAAATGATCATGGAAAATGATTTTTTACGTTACAATATCCGCCAAAAAGATATGGAAGGGATGGAACCCATCCACTGGGCAGCCGCACGCGGGGACCCCGAGATTATTGATTTATTAGTCGACAAAGGGGCAAATATTGATGCGATCGAAACAAAATTCCAACAAACCCCGGTGATTGTTGCGGCCATAGCTGGTAATGAGGCGGCGATCCAGCGTTTTATCTTTTTCCAAGCCGATTTGAATGCAAGGGATGCGGAAGGAAAAAGTGCCCTTTTTTATGGGATCGTGCGCAACCACCCGGCGGTGGTAAATAAATTACTTAAAGCCGGGGCTGATCCTGATGTGCGTGAAAGTAAAAGTGGCATCACAGCGGTCTCAATCGCTGCTTATATGAACCGGATATCGATTTTGGCAGCACTCATTGATGCCGGGGCCGACGTAAGTAAGGAGGATTTCCAAGGCCTTTCCGCCATGGATTGGGCGGCTTATGCCGGAAACAAAGACGCCATCGAAATACTCTGGGATAAATCATCAGCGATTTATACGGAGAATAAAAAACTCACCCAGAGCGCTTTGCGTATTGCCCGCGATAGTGGGAAAAGCAATGTGATCGATTATCTGGAAAAAATTTCGCAATAA
- the dnaN gene encoding DNA polymerase III subunit beta — MKFTVTKDAFIEGLQKVQSVVSTKTTLPILSNVLISALNNTLELTTTDLDLGVRCSVEADISSAGSLTLPVRRLFSIIRELPNQDILIEKDDKSAVTIKCGSSFFRIHGIVADEFPPFPKVEGSKSYKIEQKAFKTMLSRTSYAISTDETRYVLNGVLLSFKGGKLTMVSTDGRRLALADKELEFPESHEGDYILPTKAVNELGRLLSDKDDEVLINVSENQISFHVGKTTLVSKLIEGNYPNFRQVIPPEPKERVPVEREVFMAAVHRVAILANDKSNSIKLNFNKNNLTISTITPEVGESRESLAVDYKGKDLTIAFNPFFLLDPLRNLDSDTITIDLIDELSPGVIRNDEPFLYVIMPMRQPA, encoded by the coding sequence ATGAAATTTACCGTCACAAAAGATGCTTTTATCGAAGGGCTCCAAAAAGTCCAAAGCGTGGTCAGCACAAAGACAACACTTCCCATTTTGTCTAATGTCCTGATCTCCGCGTTAAATAACACACTCGAGCTCACCACGACTGATCTTGATCTGGGTGTGCGCTGTTCTGTCGAAGCAGATATCAGTAGTGCCGGTTCTTTGACGTTACCGGTCAGACGTCTTTTTAGTATCATCCGTGAATTACCCAATCAGGATATCCTCATCGAAAAAGATGATAAATCCGCTGTGACAATCAAATGCGGTTCATCCTTCTTCCGCATCCACGGTATTGTCGCTGATGAATTTCCTCCGTTTCCAAAGGTCGAAGGATCGAAGAGTTACAAGATCGAACAGAAAGCCTTCAAGACGATGCTTTCCCGTACGAGTTACGCCATCTCCACAGACGAGACCCGCTACGTGCTTAACGGGGTGCTCTTGAGCTTTAAAGGGGGAAAACTCACAATGGTCTCCACGGATGGCAGACGTTTGGCTCTCGCTGATAAGGAACTTGAATTCCCCGAAAGCCATGAAGGCGACTATATCCTTCCCACAAAAGCGGTGAATGAACTTGGCCGCTTGTTGAGCGACAAAGATGATGAAGTCCTGATTAACGTTTCTGAAAATCAAATTTCTTTCCATGTCGGCAAAACCACCCTCGTCAGCAAATTAATCGAAGGTAATTATCCGAATTTTCGTCAGGTCATCCCACCTGAACCCAAGGAACGTGTGCCGGTCGAACGCGAGGTCTTTATGGCTGCTGTCCACCGCGTCGCCATTCTTGCTAATGACAAGTCGAATTCGATTAAGCTAAATTTTAATAAGAATAACCTCACCATCTCCACGATCACCCCCGAGGTCGGGGAATCCCGTGAATCCCTCGCAGTGGATTATAAAGGGAAAGATCTGACCATCGCCTTTAACCCGTTTTTCCTGCTGGATCCTCTGCGTAACCTGGATAGTGACACCATCACCATCGACCTTATCGATGAACTCAGTCCCGGAGTCATCCGTAATGATGAACCTTTCCTCTACGTCATCATGCCGATGCGCCAACCCGCATAG
- the dnaA gene encoding chromosomal replication initiator protein DnaA, which yields MSLEEIWNSTKVHIRGQLNENLFNLWFASIKPLSLENDCLTLGVPDSMHLFWIEDNYLQILKQSVLAAAEEPISVKLKISLRTQAVAGSSTDAVANQSASSSVLPLPTRKRADSSKLRDSSIPRENPLNEQYSFTTFVEGEGNRFARAAAIGVAKAPATTYNPLFIHGGVGLGKTHLMHAIGNAILEKRPHAKVVYITSEKFVNEFIEAMQNNIMVKFRKKYRSADVLLIDDIQFFAGKDRSQEEFFHTFNSLKDGHKQIVLTCDRPASEVANLEKRLISRFEWGMSAEMNIPDTETREAIIRRKADLHHIKLPDEIFRFLAERIQSNIRRLEGALIRLGVHSSLNNGPLTTEAVEILLKDLLEKEQKKSVSVDIIQKKVAERFDIRISDLTSKKRPAHIAFPRQIAMYLSRELTQVSLTEIGDLFGGRDHGTVIHACKTIKDRMDQDSEIRQSIQSLVYKLERE from the coding sequence GTGTCATTAGAAGAAATTTGGAATTCTACAAAAGTTCACATCCGTGGGCAACTCAATGAAAACCTCTTTAACTTGTGGTTTGCTTCGATCAAGCCTTTATCTTTAGAAAATGATTGCCTTACCCTTGGCGTGCCTGACAGCATGCATCTTTTCTGGATCGAAGATAATTACCTCCAGATCCTTAAGCAATCCGTGCTCGCCGCAGCCGAGGAACCCATTTCGGTGAAACTCAAAATCTCCTTGCGCACTCAGGCCGTGGCCGGTTCCTCCACCGACGCAGTGGCCAATCAAAGCGCTTCCTCTTCTGTTTTGCCTTTACCCACAAGGAAAAGGGCTGATTCGAGCAAATTGCGCGACTCTTCCATTCCCCGCGAAAATCCCTTGAATGAACAGTACAGTTTTACTACTTTCGTCGAAGGGGAGGGGAACCGTTTTGCGCGTGCGGCTGCCATCGGAGTGGCGAAAGCACCTGCCACGACGTATAATCCACTCTTTATTCATGGAGGTGTCGGTCTGGGTAAAACCCATCTCATGCACGCGATTGGGAATGCTATCCTGGAAAAAAGACCGCACGCGAAGGTTGTTTACATCACCTCTGAAAAGTTTGTGAATGAATTCATCGAGGCCATGCAGAATAATATCATGGTGAAATTCCGGAAGAAATACCGTTCCGCCGATGTGCTTTTGATCGATGACATCCAGTTTTTTGCCGGAAAAGACCGTTCCCAAGAAGAATTCTTCCACACATTTAATTCTTTAAAAGATGGGCATAAACAAATTGTCCTGACCTGCGACCGGCCCGCCAGCGAAGTGGCCAACCTCGAAAAACGCCTGATTTCACGCTTCGAATGGGGTATGTCCGCCGAGATGAATATACCGGACACCGAGACCCGCGAAGCCATTATCCGCCGGAAAGCTGATCTGCACCATATCAAGCTCCCCGATGAAATCTTCCGTTTTCTGGCAGAACGTATCCAGTCAAATATCCGCCGCCTCGAAGGAGCCTTGATCCGCCTTGGTGTGCATAGTTCACTCAATAACGGGCCGCTGACGACCGAAGCCGTCGAAATCCTGCTGAAAGATTTACTCGAAAAAGAACAGAAAAAGAGTGTTAGTGTGGATATTATCCAAAAGAAAGTCGCTGAACGCTTTGATATCCGTATTTCCGACCTGACCAGCAAAAAACGCCCCGCTCACATCGCTTTTCCACGGCAGATCGCTATGTATTTATCTCGGGAACTCACCCAGGTGTCCCTGACGGAAATCGGTGACCTCTTTGGCGGCCGTGATCATGGTACCGTTATTCATGCATGCAAAACGATTAAAGATCGTATGGATCAAGACAGTGAAATCCGCCAATCTATCCAGTCCTTGGTCTATAAACTGGAACGTGAATAA
- the ppk1 gene encoding polyphosphate kinase 1 — protein sequence MSEDFSLPELYINRELSWLEFNGRVLEEAQDKAQPLLERVKFLCIFSSNLDEFFEIRVSGIKQQIENEYSDIGPDGMSSSQIFSAIQKRTRELVAEQSQLWNEDLHPALTKEGINFPEADQLKGTDKAWAQKYFVEQVFPVLTPLAIDASHPFPQVLNKAHYIIVKLCKSERAGGGEFHAVVQLPRILPRLIQLPPKNEKEGRTEFIALSKLIKIHVQELFPGLRVEGAYSFRVTRNSDLYIDAEEEENLLRTIESNLRKRNRGNAVRLEVQIDCPHEMEQFLLENLHLEQMDLYRIDGPINVQHLMQLCTNDQFPLLKDRPFVPSYDLDLPPGAEAFSVLKKEDILLHHPYENFDTVVDFIVQAAADPAVLAIKMTLYRTSGDSAIVKALIAAANNGKQVTALVELKARFDEENNIHWARLLEEAGVHVVYGVVGLKVHCKCMLIVRRDGDMIRRYVHLGTGNYNPKTARLYTDMSLLTANETICSEVAQLFNSLTGLSDYPEFRKLLVAPYDLANKLSILIENEIANAKKGLPSKITIKVNSIVCEHFIKLLYEASCAGVKIDLIIRGVCCLRPGIAGVSENIRVISIVGRFLEHSRIYYFENGGAPLVYLGSADLMPRNLYRRVELVFPVENEQLAGQIKNEIIPAYLSDNIKARELKADGTYIRLQPAKGQKSLQAQLHFRSWAREQISKMNENEPAKVRRFEPIRTRK from the coding sequence ATGAGCGAAGACTTTTCCCTACCCGAACTTTACATTAATCGTGAACTAAGCTGGCTTGAATTTAACGGCCGAGTGCTGGAGGAGGCCCAGGACAAGGCGCAACCTTTGTTGGAACGCGTCAAATTCCTCTGCATTTTCAGCTCGAACCTCGACGAATTCTTCGAGATCCGGGTGTCAGGGATCAAGCAGCAGATCGAAAATGAATACAGCGATATCGGGCCGGACGGTATGAGCTCCTCCCAGATTTTCAGTGCGATCCAGAAACGCACTCGTGAACTCGTCGCCGAACAATCCCAGTTATGGAATGAAGACCTCCACCCGGCATTGACTAAGGAGGGAATCAACTTCCCCGAGGCCGACCAGCTTAAAGGAACTGATAAAGCCTGGGCGCAGAAGTATTTTGTCGAACAAGTTTTCCCTGTTCTCACCCCATTGGCCATTGATGCGAGCCATCCTTTCCCGCAGGTGCTGAATAAAGCTCATTATATCATCGTGAAACTGTGTAAGAGTGAACGTGCTGGAGGCGGGGAATTCCACGCGGTGGTGCAGCTCCCGCGCATTTTGCCGCGGTTGATCCAGTTACCACCGAAAAATGAAAAGGAAGGGCGCACGGAATTCATCGCCCTGAGCAAATTGATCAAGATCCATGTACAAGAGCTTTTCCCCGGCCTGAGGGTGGAAGGTGCCTACAGCTTCCGAGTGACGCGTAATAGTGACCTCTACATCGACGCGGAAGAAGAGGAAAACCTCCTGCGCACCATCGAGAGCAATTTGCGCAAGCGTAACCGCGGTAATGCAGTGCGTCTGGAAGTCCAGATTGATTGCCCGCATGAGATGGAGCAATTCCTCTTGGAGAATCTGCATTTGGAACAAATGGATCTTTACCGCATCGACGGGCCGATCAATGTCCAGCACCTGATGCAGCTATGTACCAATGACCAATTTCCCTTACTCAAAGACAGGCCCTTTGTCCCGAGCTACGATCTCGACCTGCCGCCGGGGGCTGAAGCATTCAGCGTCTTAAAAAAGGAAGATATCCTGCTGCATCATCCTTACGAAAATTTCGATACGGTGGTTGATTTCATCGTCCAAGCCGCAGCTGATCCTGCTGTACTCGCCATTAAGATGACCCTTTACCGCACAAGCGGGGACTCGGCGATCGTGAAAGCCTTGATTGCCGCCGCCAATAATGGGAAACAAGTCACTGCGCTCGTCGAGCTGAAAGCACGTTTTGATGAGGAAAATAATATCCACTGGGCCCGCTTGCTTGAAGAAGCTGGGGTTCATGTCGTTTACGGGGTCGTGGGGTTAAAGGTCCACTGCAAATGTATGCTCATCGTCCGCCGTGACGGGGACATGATCCGGCGTTACGTGCATCTGGGCACGGGTAATTATAATCCCAAAACCGCCCGGCTTTACACGGATATGAGCCTGCTGACGGCCAATGAAACAATTTGCTCCGAGGTCGCCCAGTTATTTAATTCCCTCACCGGGCTCTCCGATTATCCGGAGTTCCGCAAATTGCTCGTGGCCCCATATGACTTGGCAAATAAACTCAGCATCTTGATCGAGAACGAGATCGCTAATGCCAAGAAGGGGTTACCGTCAAAAATCACGATCAAGGTAAACTCCATCGTGTGCGAACATTTTATCAAGCTCCTCTATGAAGCAAGTTGCGCAGGGGTAAAAATCGACCTGATTATCCGCGGGGTGTGCTGTCTGCGACCCGGGATCGCCGGTGTCAGCGAAAATATCCGCGTCATCAGTATTGTCGGGCGTTTCCTAGAGCACAGCCGCATTTACTACTTTGAAAACGGGGGGGCTCCCTTGGTATACCTCGGCAGTGCCGACCTCATGCCTCGGAATTTATACCGCCGCGTCGAGCTGGTTTTCCCCGTCGAAAATGAACAACTCGCCGGCCAGATCAAAAATGAGATCATCCCGGCTTACCTCAGCGACAATATCAAAGCCCGTGAACTTAAAGCTGACGGCACCTATATCAGGCTCCAACCAGCTAAGGGTCAGAAGTCCCTGCAAGCCCAGCTACACTTCCGTTCATGGGCCCGTGAGCAGATCTCAAAAATGAACGAAAATGAACCAGCTAAGGTTCGCCGCTTTGAACCGATCAGGACTCGAAAGTAA